The genomic segment GTCCTCGTGAACAACGCCGGCGTCGGGCTCCACCGCGCGCTCCGCGACTGCACGGTCGCCGACCTCGAGCGGGTGATGCGGGTCAACTACCTCGGCGCCGCCGCCTGCCTCCTCGCGGTGCTTCCCCACATGACCGCGCGCCGGCATGGGGTGGTGGTCAACGTGGCGTCGATCGCGGGGGCGATCCCCTGGACGTGGGAGGCGGGCTACTCGGCGTCCAAGGCCGCGCTCCTCGCGCTGAGCGAGGCGTCCGCGCCGGAGCTCGCCCGCCTCGGAGTCCACGTCTGCTGGGTGAACCCGGGCGTCGTGCGCACCGACATCTTCACGGCCGAGGCGGTCCGCCACCTCCCGCCGAGCGCGGCGCGGACCCGGCTGGAGCCGGGGCGGGTGAGCGCCGCGATCCTCGACGCGGTGCGGCGCGAGCGCGCCTCGG from the Candidatus Dormiibacterota bacterium genome contains:
- a CDS encoding SDR family NAD(P)-dependent oxidoreductase — protein: MRLDGAVALVTGASSGIGRATALDLAAAGATVVGVARREPLLRDLAAEMARRGTPGETVVCDVTDAAAVERTVAGVVERHGRVDVLVNNAGVGLHRALRDCTVADLERVMRVNYLGAAACLLAVLPHMTARRHGVVVNVASIAGAIPWTWEAGYSASKAALLALSEASAPELARLGVHVCWVNPGVVRTDIFTAEAVRHLPPSAARTRLEPGRVSAAILDAVRRERASVTVPRSLAVAAALRSVLPGPFRAGVRHTYEATLRRDRRGDQPE